The genomic region GGGTCGATCAGCGTGTGGAACCAGTACTGCACCGAGTTGCCCGGCGAGAGCAGGAAGCCGAGGGCGCCGAAGCCGAGGAAGGAGCCGACCGCGACGAACATCGGCCGCCACTGGAGCTTGACCAGGAAGTACAACAGGAAGGCCAGCGGGGTGAGCTTGATCGCGGCGGCCAGGCCGATCATCATGCCGCGCGGCCACGGGGTCTTCTTCAGCAGGCAGTCGGCCGCGATCATCACCATCAGGATCAGGTTGACCTGGCCGAACATCAGCGTCTCGCGGATGGGCTCCAGGACCACGCAGGCCAGGCCGATCACCGAGGCGACGTACCACGCGGCGCGGCGCTCCAGGCCCAGCCGCCTGCCCACCATCGCGCCGGTGCCGAACAGGGCCAGCAGGCTGAGCACCGCGAACAGCACCGCGCTCACCCAGAACGGCAGCAGGCCCACCGGCGCGAACAGCACCGCGGCCAGCGGCGGGTAGGTGAAGGGCAGCGGGAAGTCCAGGTGGAACGGGCGCGGGAAGCTCGGTTCGTACAGGCTCAGCCCGTTCAGCCAGGTCAGCCCACCTGCGCGGTAGACCTGCAGGTCGAGGTAGTAGAACGGCTTGCCGATGTTGAACAGCGTGATGAGACCGAACCCCGCGGCCAGCATCAGGGCGACCGCGGCTGGCAGACGCCAGGCGGGCGCGGCGTTCGACGCTGAAATGTTGACCTTGGAGATGTCCCTCACCCCGAACTTCTGGCGGCGCTGCTACTCCGGGCGAGGGTACCCAACACCGGTTTCACACCCGCGTCATGGTCGCCGTGCTGGCTCGTCACGTAGTTGTGACCGCGGCAACACCACAGGTCATGGGACCCTGACAAGATGTGTGACTTTCCCACGAGGTGCCGTGCACGGGCCGTAATCCACCCACTCACGGTTGGCCTAGGAAACTAGTTCTCCTCAGCGACGAAAGCGCACGTTTGCGCACACATGAGCTACTCTGTGCGCATGAGCATTGCGTTGGAGGATGTCTTGGCCAGAGCCGGACTGCGGGTCACCGCCACCGAGTTCCTGTCCCTGGTGGAGGACGCCGCACGCAAGCTGGCACCGCCGCACCCGGACCCCGGGGCGTACTTCTCCGCTGATCAGCGCGCCGCGCTGGCCGCGGTCGGAGTCGACCTGAGCCCGAGGGCCGACGGTGAGCGGGACCCCAGGGCGAAGGCGGTGGCCTCCCAGGCGGTGCTGCGCGACTCCGCCATGACCGTGGCCGAAGCGGCCGAACGGGTGGGCGTGGACACCAGCCGGATCCGGCACCGGGTGAGCGCCGGTCGGCTCACCGGGTGGAAGGACCGCGGCGGCTGGCGGCTGCCCGCCTGGCAGTTCACCGACAGCGGGGTGCTGCCCGGTCTGGGTATGGTGCTGGCGAAGGTGCCTGCCGACCAGCCCCAGATGGTGGTCGCGGCGTTCATGACGACCCCCCAGGAGGACCTGCTGCTCGGCGACCGGCCGACCTCCCCCCGCGACTGGCTGCTTGCCGGTGGTGACCCGCGCCGGGTCGCGACGCTGGCCTCGACGCTGGGGACGCCGGCCTGATGGTCCACTGAGACCACCTAGGTAAGCGACTTCACGCGAGACCAGCGAACAGGACACACGACTTGGCCCGGCTTCCTCCGCCGCCGACTCCGGCTGCGCTGCAAGCGTTGCTGCGCCGAACCGAGGACGTCGTCGCCGTACACCGCGCGACCCGTCTGGTGCGCATCTTCGCCGCGGGCGGCACCCACCCACAGCGGTGGAACTCCTTCCGGTACGCCGGACCGCTCCCGCACGCCCGGTTCGACCCGCATCCGGCCACCCTGGACGGCCGCCCGATCGAGACCCACGAGCACGGCGTGCTCTACTTCGGTCTCTCGGTGCGCACCAGCGTCGCCGAGGTCTACCAGGCCACCTCCACGGTGGACCGGCGCACCCGCAGCCCGCACCTGGTGGTGCTGCGTCCGCGCCGCACGCTGCGCCTGCTGGACCTCTCCGGTCTCTGGCCCACCAGGGCAGGCGCCTCGCAGTCGATCAGCACCGGCCCCAAGGACCGCACCCAGGCCTGGGCCAGGGCGATCCGCGCGGCCTACCCGGAGCTGGACGGGCTCTGGTACCGCTCCTCGATGGACACCGGCAACCCGGCGATCTGCCTGTGGGACCCGCCGGGCATGAGCGCGCTGCCGATCGCGCCGGACGTGCTGCTGCCGCTGGACCACCCGGGCCTGGACCTGCCGCTGGCCCGGATCTGCGAGGAGCTCAACTACACCCTGCTCGGCTGAGGAAAGGGCCCCGGCGGGGAGGCCGGGGCCATCGGGCTGGGAGTCAGGCGGTCCGGGGCAGGTAGCTCGGCAACCGGAGCCGGTAGCGGCAGGTGGGGATCTCCTGCTCCTGGAGGCAGTCGGCGCGGACCGCGCCGTCGGGGCGCCAGCCGTGCGCCCGGTAGAAGTTGCGGGCCAGCATGTTGGCCTGGAACACCCACAGCTCGGCGTGGGTGTGGCCGAGCGCGGCGAGGTGCCGCAGCCCGGCGTGGTGCACCGCGCGGCCCGCGCCGGTGCCCCACAGTTTCGGGTCGCCGTAGTGGGCGACCAGCTCTCCCGTCCCGTCCTGGTTCTCCCGGACCGCGCAGTACGCGCCGATCCGGCCGGTCCGGTCCTCGGCGACGAACACCGTGTCCGCTCCCGGCCTGCTCAGCCAGGTCTCCCAGCCGGGGGCCCGGCGCTGCGAGCTCATCTGGTCGAGCAGCTCGTCAGCGACGATGCCTCGATAGGCGTACTGCCAGCTCAGCACGTTGATACGGGCGATCTCCGCCGCATCCGCCGGTTCTGCCTGGCGCACCGTCCATGTCATGACAAGAGCCTGCGGGACGGCACCGGCTCC from Crossiella sp. CA-258035 harbors:
- a CDS encoding glycosyltransferase 87 family protein, whose translation is MRDISKVNISASNAAPAWRLPAAVALMLAAGFGLITLFNIGKPFYYLDLQVYRAGGLTWLNGLSLYEPSFPRPFHLDFPLPFTYPPLAAVLFAPVGLLPFWVSAVLFAVLSLLALFGTGAMVGRRLGLERRAAWYVASVIGLACVVLEPIRETLMFGQVNLILMVMIAADCLLKKTPWPRGMMIGLAAAIKLTPLAFLLYFLVKLQWRPMFVAVGSFLGFGALGFLLSPGNSVQYWFHTLIDPGRIGSPVYANNQSVRGVISRIGMDSSVLWLVLALAIAAVAALAVHRLRAAGHDLHALLVVATAGLLASPVSWSHHWVWIGPVVVLLAVKIAQTAAARVRLVAIGLPLALIFGFGPHQYLPKGEDQELKWTLGQNLLGNSYVLVALVFIVVSCVYALRLTSSAEPPPIQADPARAA
- a CDS encoding DNA-binding protein; this encodes MSIALEDVLARAGLRVTATEFLSLVEDAARKLAPPHPDPGAYFSADQRAALAAVGVDLSPRADGERDPRAKAVASQAVLRDSAMTVAEAAERVGVDTSRIRHRVSAGRLTGWKDRGGWRLPAWQFTDSGVLPGLGMVLAKVPADQPQMVVAAFMTTPQEDLLLGDRPTSPRDWLLAGGDPRRVATLASTLGTPA
- a CDS encoding RES family NAD+ phosphorylase, yielding MARLPPPPTPAALQALLRRTEDVVAVHRATRLVRIFAAGGTHPQRWNSFRYAGPLPHARFDPHPATLDGRPIETHEHGVLYFGLSVRTSVAEVYQATSTVDRRTRSPHLVVLRPRRTLRLLDLSGLWPTRAGASQSISTGPKDRTQAWARAIRAAYPELDGLWYRSSMDTGNPAICLWDPPGMSALPIAPDVLLPLDHPGLDLPLARICEELNYTLLG
- a CDS encoding GNAT family N-acetyltransferase — translated: MTWTVRQAEPADAAEIARINVLSWQYAYRGIVADELLDQMSSQRRAPGWETWLSRPGADTVFVAEDRTGRIGAYCAVRENQDGTGELVAHYGDPKLWGTGAGRAVHHAGLRHLAALGHTHAELWVFQANMLARNFYRAHGWRPDGAVRADCLQEQEIPTCRYRLRLPSYLPRTA